A window from Nitrospira sp. ND1 encodes these proteins:
- a CDS encoding methyltransferase domain-containing protein: protein MLKTDYVFHATEEARELERLQMLERIFDPGTQRRMLATGLTTGWHCLEVGAGAGSIVRWLEQRVGPSGKVVAVDTNPRFLRGSGSSTIEILQGDICDMEFPPAAFDLVHARYVMIHIADYQTAFERMLRCVKPGGWVVIEEPDFQAARAVAGPDEARAAFGRVSEAIERMFTSLGMDHALGAKLPVLFQRHHLDQVTVEHEGHLSAGGDLIPQMMKLSAEQLQSKYVATGLVTESDMEQYGRLADDPDFWAIYYATVAVTGWWQPQCGGRTQG from the coding sequence ATGCTGAAGACGGATTACGTGTTTCATGCCACTGAAGAGGCCCGTGAATTAGAGCGGTTGCAGATGCTGGAGCGGATCTTCGATCCGGGCACGCAACGACGGATGTTAGCCACCGGACTGACGACCGGGTGGCACTGCCTGGAAGTGGGAGCAGGGGCCGGCTCCATCGTGCGTTGGCTGGAGCAGCGGGTCGGGCCATCCGGCAAGGTGGTCGCGGTCGATACAAACCCGAGGTTCTTGCGCGGGAGCGGCAGCTCAACCATCGAAATCCTGCAAGGGGATATCTGTGACATGGAGTTTCCGCCCGCCGCGTTCGATCTGGTGCATGCGCGGTATGTGATGATTCATATCGCGGACTATCAGACGGCGTTTGAGCGGATGTTGCGGTGCGTCAAACCGGGCGGTTGGGTCGTGATCGAAGAGCCGGATTTTCAAGCGGCTCGCGCCGTGGCCGGACCGGACGAGGCCCGGGCGGCCTTCGGGCGAGTAAGCGAGGCGATCGAGCGGATGTTCACGTCCCTCGGGATGGACCATGCCTTAGGCGCGAAGTTGCCCGTGTTGTTCCAGCGCCACCACCTGGACCAGGTGACGGTGGAACACGAGGGGCATTTATCCGCAGGCGGCGACCTGATTCCGCAGATGATGAAATTGTCTGCCGAGCAGCTTCAATCGAAGTATGTGGCGACAGGACTAGTGACGGAGTCCGATATGGAGCAGTATGGGAGGCTTGCCGACGATCCGGACTTCTGGGCCATTTATTACGCGACGGTGGCGGTGACCGGCTGGTGGCAGCCGCAATGCGGCGGGCGAACCCAAGGATAG
- a CDS encoding LOG family protein has translation MRYIVGVMGPAKARKKDVDNARVLGELIARREWVVLTGGRDVGVMDAACQGAKKVPGSLTIGVLPSARERVSKYVDLAIITEMGNARNNVNVMSSNVVVVCGLMGAGTVSEVALALKAGKPVILVGATPAEEKFFKKLGGRLIASVDSPEEAIGLMMKQFEQQQPDLVQGARSWGGV, from the coding sequence ATGCGATACATTGTAGGAGTCATGGGGCCGGCCAAGGCCAGGAAAAAAGATGTCGACAATGCTCGCGTGCTGGGCGAATTGATTGCGCGACGCGAGTGGGTGGTGCTGACCGGCGGTCGTGACGTCGGCGTGATGGATGCAGCCTGTCAGGGCGCCAAGAAGGTTCCCGGCAGCCTGACGATCGGGGTGCTGCCTTCGGCTCGTGAACGCGTGTCCAAGTATGTCGATCTGGCCATCATCACCGAAATGGGCAATGCCCGCAACAACGTCAACGTCATGTCCAGCAATGTGGTGGTGGTCTGCGGGCTGATGGGGGCCGGCACCGTGTCGGAGGTGGCGCTCGCGCTCAAGGCGGGAAAGCCGGTGATTCTGGTCGGGGCCACGCCGGCCGAGGAGAAATTTTTCAAGAAACTCGGTGGGCGGCTTATCGCTTCCGTGGACAGTCCGGAAGAAGCCATCGGGCTCATGATGAAACAGTTCGAACAGCAGCAACCGGATCTGGTCCAGGGGGCGCGCTCCTGGGGCGGGGTCTAG
- a CDS encoding LEA type 2 family protein, which translates to MRRLASRVGLVAVLTLSGCASWFMKGEAPEVLVTNVTPLEASAFEQRLQVDLRIRNPNDFDLAVTGIDFRLDLNGNRLARGLGNKELVVPRLSDSVTSVETSTSTLQVVRQLLSFSGDQPLTYHVTGVLHTKEGRLPFDNSGVLLEQGALSGSPPPQ; encoded by the coding sequence ATGAGACGACTGGCTTCGCGTGTGGGACTGGTGGCGGTGCTGACGCTTTCCGGATGCGCCTCCTGGTTCATGAAAGGGGAAGCGCCGGAAGTCCTCGTGACCAACGTCACGCCGCTCGAGGCCAGCGCCTTCGAGCAGCGACTTCAGGTGGATCTTCGTATTCGGAACCCCAACGACTTCGATCTTGCCGTCACCGGCATCGACTTTCGCCTGGATCTGAATGGAAACCGGCTGGCCCGAGGCCTAGGCAACAAGGAATTGGTCGTGCCACGCTTGAGTGATTCGGTCACATCAGTCGAAACAAGCACCTCGACCTTACAGGTCGTCCGACAGTTGCTGTCCTTCTCCGGCGATCAGCCACTCACTTACCACGTCACAGGCGTACTTCATACCAAGGAAGGCCGCCTTCCTTTCGACAACTCCGGGGTGTTGTTGGAACAGGGTGCCCTGTCCGGTTCTCCCCCTCCCCAGTGA
- the msrA gene encoding peptide-methionine (S)-S-oxide reductase MsrA — protein MNIVIRRGMYTWLVLAMVLAGSLASVGQAAGPAGPAKAYFAGGCFWCMEEVFEKVPGVISVTSGYMGGRVEHPSYEQVSAGGTGHAESVEVVYDPAKVSYTALLDAFWHNVDPVTPNAQFCDHGSQYRAVIFYQGDEEKRLAEESKGAIEQSGRLPGRIVTELTLASTFYPAEDYHQDFYKKNPVRYKFYKYNCGRAQRLEDLWGAP, from the coding sequence ATGAATATCGTGATACGCCGAGGCATGTATACGTGGCTGGTTCTGGCGATGGTGCTGGCAGGTTCACTGGCTTCGGTCGGGCAGGCCGCGGGTCCTGCCGGTCCGGCGAAAGCGTATTTTGCCGGAGGGTGTTTCTGGTGCATGGAGGAAGTGTTCGAGAAAGTGCCGGGCGTCATATCGGTGACCAGCGGATATATGGGCGGGCGGGTCGAACACCCCAGCTATGAGCAGGTCTCTGCCGGTGGAACGGGTCATGCCGAGTCGGTGGAGGTGGTCTACGATCCGGCCAAGGTGAGTTACACCGCCTTGCTTGACGCCTTTTGGCACAATGTGGACCCGGTCACGCCGAACGCACAGTTTTGCGACCATGGCAGCCAATACCGGGCCGTGATCTTTTACCAGGGCGACGAGGAGAAGCGCCTGGCGGAGGAGTCGAAAGGCGCCATCGAGCAATCCGGGCGGCTCCCAGGGAGGATTGTTACGGAACTCACCCTGGCTTCGACGTTTTATCCGGCCGAGGACTATCACCAGGATTTTTATAAGAAGAATCCGGTCCGGTACAAATTCTACAAATATAACTGCGGGCGGGCGCAGCGACTGGAAGATCTCTGGGGAGCTCCATGA
- a CDS encoding CoA-binding protein, whose amino-acid sequence MTGEGSEEWLARLIRECRTIAVVGLSSNPARPSYRVAAYMQQQGKVVVPVNPRESDLLGERAYPALSAVPGPVDMVNIFRRSEEAGAVVDEAIRIKAKAVWLQEGVIDEAAAERARRAGLQVVMDRCWLKEHMRCVSGDGPDVRPANV is encoded by the coding sequence ATGACAGGTGAGGGCTCGGAGGAATGGCTCGCGCGGCTGATCCGGGAATGTCGGACGATTGCCGTGGTGGGATTGTCGTCGAATCCGGCCCGACCCTCATACCGCGTGGCCGCCTACATGCAGCAGCAGGGCAAGGTAGTGGTTCCGGTCAATCCGCGCGAGTCGGACCTGTTGGGGGAGCGGGCTTATCCGGCACTCTCCGCTGTGCCCGGTCCGGTCGATATGGTGAATATTTTCCGACGATCTGAAGAGGCGGGCGCGGTCGTCGATGAAGCCATCCGGATCAAGGCCAAGGCGGTCTGGCTCCAGGAGGGCGTGATCGACGAGGCGGCGGCTGAGCGTGCGCGCCGGGCCGGGCTGCAGGTGGTGATGGATCGTTGCTGGCTGAAGGAGCATATGCGTTGCGTCAGTGGGGACGGCCCGGATGTCAGGCCGGCGAACGTATGA